The Thermococcus thermotolerans genome contains a region encoding:
- a CDS encoding DUF432 domain-containing protein produces MFGEYELKTQFIKIMDKKIHLVEKPGDTVLYRRDEVRVLIKRGEDGLFVLPAPAEGYGVRFLMIRLSEKIAVPPKDRLTGYLSAPIDITVRSGGTEIDRFVVGREKYALYGRITSGVIARYHTSGFYREAPEAPGVVKLIINNPTGDWKLVEKVVIPIKGSAMFYSRDKAYYPLVVLTTREPYEVNNTGNPPDGTLRKTHEAEPIPNFRMRW; encoded by the coding sequence ATGTTTGGGGAGTACGAGCTGAAGACCCAGTTCATCAAAATCATGGACAAAAAAATCCACCTCGTTGAGAAACCCGGGGACACCGTTCTCTACAGGCGTGATGAAGTCAGGGTTCTCATAAAGAGAGGTGAGGACGGACTGTTCGTCCTTCCGGCTCCAGCTGAAGGCTACGGCGTGAGGTTCCTGATGATAAGGCTCTCCGAGAAGATAGCGGTTCCCCCAAAGGACAGGCTCACCGGATACCTATCCGCCCCAATAGACATCACCGTCAGGAGCGGTGGGACGGAGATAGACCGCTTTGTCGTCGGGAGGGAGAAGTACGCGCTTTACGGCAGGATAACATCCGGGGTCATAGCCAGGTACCACACCAGCGGGTTCTACAGGGAAGCCCCCGAGGCACCGGGTGTTGTAAAACTCATCATAAACAACCCCACCGGGGACTGGAAGCTGGTGGAGAAGGTCGTCATCCCGATAAAGGGAAGTGCCATGTTTTATTCAAGAGACAAAGCCTATTACCCCCTGGTTGTGCTCACAACGAGGGAGCCCTACGAGGTGAACAACACGGGGAACCCGCCGGACGGAACCCTCAGAAAGACCCATGAGGCGGAGCCGATACCCAACTTCAGGATGAGGTGGTAG
- a CDS encoding type II toxin-antitoxin system VapC family toxin: MGERREWLVIPDTNFLLVPGQFGVDIISELNRVLDVRFRIAVPNVVLQELDVIEWKSRGKDLLAIRMAKKLAERFEVVEMGRFGEKPIDDQIFDFAVKNERVIVCTNDKGLKKRLREKGVPVVYLRSKRILELEGMLE; this comes from the coding sequence ATGGGCGAAAGAAGAGAGTGGCTGGTGATTCCGGACACGAACTTTCTCCTGGTTCCGGGGCAGTTCGGCGTTGACATAATATCCGAGCTGAACAGGGTTCTCGACGTGAGGTTTAGGATAGCCGTTCCGAACGTCGTCCTCCAGGAGCTGGATGTCATAGAGTGGAAGTCCCGGGGAAAGGATTTACTCGCCATCAGGATGGCAAAGAAGCTCGCGGAGCGTTTTGAGGTCGTTGAGATGGGCCGCTTTGGAGAAAAACCAATAGACGACCAGATTTTCGATTTCGCAGTTAAAAACGAGCGCGTAATCGTCTGCACCAACGACAAGGGGCTGAAGAAAAGGCTGAGGGAGAAAGGCGTTCCCGTTGTATACCTCCGCTCGAAGAGGATACTCGAGCTTGAGGGCATGTTGGAGTGA
- a CDS encoding mechanosensitive ion channel family protein, with amino-acid sequence MANVTLPWPPPLQVELTVIGAVKVAVILVGAVVIGRVIRKLIIRKSKETSLKWIINQDTADILFRMFVLGGAIWALYVLGIMSYSIGPTTLGNIAFAAGFFYFTYLIARKSRDYMIEGSGGEPGPDVVIRAKLFYYVLITIAFFMALSFAGVSAQLSALLAAAGITGIILGFSAQTVVSNFISGVFMYFDKPLQIGDAVKVGDAGGVVEDIRIFSTRIRSWDGTLIRIPNEKLFNSNIVNLMRHSVRRVDIQVGIAYSADADRAVEIIKKVLDDMPLVLAEPEPAVYISELSDSAVVISVRAWAPSEKWFDVRTRIVFDVKKALDEAGIEIPFPQRVNWFANELRVKVEKTKEE; translated from the coding sequence ATGGCCAACGTCACACTGCCCTGGCCGCCTCCCCTGCAGGTTGAACTTACGGTTATAGGTGCCGTCAAGGTCGCAGTAATACTTGTGGGGGCCGTTGTGATAGGGCGGGTCATCAGAAAGCTCATCATCAGGAAATCCAAAGAGACCTCCCTTAAGTGGATAATAAACCAGGACACCGCCGACATACTTTTCAGGATGTTTGTCCTTGGGGGAGCGATCTGGGCGCTGTACGTTCTCGGGATAATGAGCTACAGCATCGGACCGACAACACTCGGGAACATCGCCTTCGCCGCAGGGTTTTTCTATTTCACGTACCTGATAGCAAGGAAGTCCAGGGACTACATGATAGAGGGCTCCGGAGGGGAGCCGGGGCCCGACGTTGTTATCAGGGCCAAGCTGTTCTACTACGTCCTCATAACCATTGCATTCTTTATGGCACTGAGCTTTGCAGGGGTTAGCGCCCAGCTCAGCGCCCTCCTGGCGGCGGCCGGGATAACGGGCATCATCCTGGGTTTCTCAGCCCAGACCGTAGTCTCGAACTTTATCTCGGGAGTCTTCATGTACTTCGATAAGCCCCTCCAAATAGGGGACGCGGTTAAAGTTGGAGACGCAGGCGGAGTCGTTGAGGACATAAGGATATTCTCCACGAGAATACGCTCCTGGGACGGGACACTGATAAGAATACCTAACGAGAAGCTCTTCAACAGCAACATCGTGAACCTGATGCGGCACTCCGTCAGGAGGGTGGACATCCAGGTCGGGATAGCATACAGCGCCGACGCCGACAGGGCGGTGGAGATAATAAAGAAAGTACTGGATGATATGCCCCTCGTCCTGGCCGAGCCCGAACCAGCGGTGTACATAAGCGAGCTCTCAGACAGCGCCGTTGTAATATCCGTCCGGGCGTGGGCACCCAGTGAGAAGTGGTTCGACGTGAGGACGAGGATAGTGTTCGATGTCAAAAAGGCCCTGGACGAGGCGGGCATAGAGATACCGTTCCCGCAGAGGGTCAACTGGTTCGCCAACGAGCTGAGGGTGAAGGTGGAAAAAACGAAGGAAGAATAA
- the eif2g gene encoding translation initiation factor IF-2 subunit gamma: MAKKKEFRQAEVNIGMVGHVDHGKTTLTKALTGIWTDTHSEELRRGITIKIGFADAEIRKCPSCGRYSNSPACPYCGAETEFERRVSFIDAPGHEALMTTMLAGASLMDGAVLVIAANEGVMPQTREHLMALQIVGNKNIVIALNKIELVDREKVIERYHEIKEFVRGTVAENAPIIPISALHGANVDVLLQAIEEFIPTPGHDLNKPPKMLVLRSFDVNKPGTKPEKLVGGVIGGSIIQGKLKVGDEIEIRPGVPYEDHGRIRYEPITTEIVSLQAGGRFVEEAYPGGLVGVGTKLDPYLTKGDLMAGNVVGKPGQLPPVWEDLRLEVHLLERVVGTEEELKVEPIKRREVLLLNVGTARTMGLVTGLGKDEIELKLQIPICAEVGDRVAISRQVGSRWRLIGYGFIRE; this comes from the coding sequence ATGGCAAAGAAGAAGGAGTTTAGGCAGGCCGAGGTTAACATTGGAATGGTCGGTCACGTTGATCACGGTAAAACGACACTCACAAAGGCCCTGACCGGAATCTGGACTGACACTCACAGCGAGGAGCTCAGAAGGGGAATCACAATCAAGATAGGCTTCGCCGATGCGGAGATAAGGAAGTGCCCGAGCTGTGGCAGGTACTCCAACTCACCGGCCTGCCCGTACTGCGGTGCTGAGACAGAGTTCGAGAGGCGCGTTTCTTTCATAGACGCCCCCGGCCACGAGGCGCTCATGACAACGATGCTCGCCGGTGCCTCCCTCATGGACGGTGCCGTTCTCGTAATAGCCGCAAACGAGGGCGTCATGCCCCAGACAAGGGAGCACCTTATGGCCCTCCAGATAGTCGGCAACAAGAACATCGTCATAGCCCTCAACAAGATCGAGCTTGTGGACAGGGAGAAGGTCATCGAGAGGTATCACGAGATAAAGGAGTTCGTCAGGGGGACTGTGGCAGAAAACGCCCCGATAATCCCGATATCAGCGCTCCACGGCGCTAACGTTGACGTTCTCCTTCAGGCAATAGAGGAGTTCATACCGACGCCGGGGCACGACCTCAACAAGCCCCCCAAGATGCTCGTCCTGAGGAGCTTTGACGTCAACAAACCGGGAACCAAGCCCGAGAAGCTCGTCGGTGGCGTCATTGGCGGTTCGATAATCCAGGGCAAGCTCAAGGTCGGCGACGAGATTGAGATAAGGCCCGGTGTTCCCTACGAGGACCACGGCAGGATAAGGTACGAGCCCATAACCACCGAGATAGTCTCCCTCCAGGCCGGCGGAAGGTTCGTCGAGGAGGCCTACCCGGGCGGACTCGTCGGAGTGGGAACCAAGCTCGACCCCTACCTCACCAAGGGTGACCTGATGGCCGGAAACGTCGTCGGAAAGCCCGGCCAGCTACCACCTGTATGGGAGGATCTGAGGCTTGAGGTCCACCTCCTTGAGCGCGTTGTAGGAACCGAGGAAGAGCTCAAGGTCGAGCCGATAAAGAGGCGCGAGGTTCTTCTTCTCAACGTCGGAACGGCCAGGACGATGGGCCTCGTCACTGGCCTCGGAAAGGACGAGATCGAGCTCAAGCTCCAGATACCGATATGTGCGGAAGTCGGCGACAGGGTCGCCATCAGCAGGCAGGTCGGCAGCAGGTGGCGCCTCATAGGCTACGGATTCATCAGGGAGTAA
- a CDS encoding HD domain-containing protein — MYTEEGLLSEIRELLEDEELYELYERAFREYRYYFETTNYIVLNVYQFNDHGPIHVLLTTRRALELLNIIRKFGIQTTAEKLGKPFRWSKFIVAFGALFHDIGNMVHRVNHYGFSAFLAEPIVEKLVAEFERDDPLLLKALTLNAIYTHDEHVPCTTIEGSLVTIADGCDMEAGRSRLAHKRDRVDIHAVSALAIERVDIKEGTMEQPILIEIWMKHLAGIFQVDEILTKKVKSSLLSGKVKLRIHVGEELMEKVI; from the coding sequence ATGTACACTGAGGAAGGACTATTAAGCGAGATTAGGGAACTCCTCGAAGATGAGGAGCTCTACGAGCTCTACGAGAGGGCATTCAGAGAGTACCGCTATTACTTCGAGACGACCAACTACATCGTCCTGAACGTTTACCAGTTCAACGACCACGGGCCGATCCACGTCCTCCTAACCACCAGGCGCGCGCTGGAGCTTCTGAACATCATTCGGAAGTTCGGAATCCAGACGACGGCAGAAAAGCTCGGCAAGCCCTTCCGGTGGAGCAAGTTCATAGTTGCCTTCGGGGCCCTGTTCCACGACATAGGGAACATGGTTCACCGCGTCAACCACTACGGGTTCAGTGCCTTCCTGGCAGAGCCGATAGTGGAAAAGCTCGTCGCGGAGTTCGAACGGGACGACCCGCTACTGCTCAAGGCACTGACGCTGAACGCTATATACACCCATGACGAACATGTCCCATGCACCACCATAGAAGGCTCGCTGGTTACCATAGCAGACGGCTGCGACATGGAGGCCGGAAGGAGCAGACTGGCCCACAAGAGGGACAGGGTCGACATACACGCCGTTTCGGCACTCGCCATAGAAAGGGTCGATATCAAGGAGGGCACCATGGAGCAGCCAATACTCATTGAGATATGGATGAAGCACCTCGCCGGCATCTTCCAGGTGGACGAGATACTGACAAAGAAGGTGAAGAGCTCCCTCCTAAGCGGGAAGGTGAAGCTGAGGATCCACGTTGGGGAAGAGCTCATGGAGAAGGTTATTTAA
- a CDS encoding DUF434 domain-containing protein codes for MLFEAYRDLKYLLNRGYRKRYALEFVANHYRLSRGERHLLARCVFPDSWIEDVRKKILGPNELRGKVLAIDGFNVLITLESLVEGKAVLCEDGIVRDLKYQGKYRLREETENLLREIARALLELEVSEAVFFYGRSVSQSGLIRKLTEEALEVEGVAGEAKLVKSPDFELKTHDTVATADVGIIEKVPFVFDLAAYIGLRLGKEAKPFFRLFKSAALGE; via the coding sequence ATGCTCTTCGAGGCCTACCGTGACCTTAAATACCTCCTCAACAGGGGCTACCGGAAGAGGTATGCCCTCGAATTCGTGGCCAACCACTACCGGCTGAGTAGGGGGGAGAGGCACCTGCTGGCCAGGTGCGTGTTCCCCGACTCATGGATCGAGGATGTCAGGAAAAAAATTCTGGGGCCCAATGAGCTCAGGGGAAAAGTGCTGGCTATAGACGGCTTCAACGTCCTGATAACGCTCGAATCACTGGTAGAAGGAAAAGCCGTGCTCTGTGAGGACGGAATCGTGAGAGACCTGAAGTACCAGGGAAAGTACAGGCTCAGGGAAGAAACAGAAAACCTGCTCCGTGAAATAGCCAGGGCGCTCCTTGAGCTGGAGGTTTCAGAGGCGGTTTTCTTCTACGGCAGAAGCGTTTCCCAAAGCGGTCTCATCAGAAAGCTCACCGAGGAGGCACTGGAGGTCGAAGGCGTGGCTGGGGAGGCCAAACTCGTCAAGAGCCCGGATTTCGAGCTTAAAACTCACGACACCGTGGCGACCGCCGACGTCGGCATCATCGAAAAGGTTCCCTTCGTTTTTGATCTGGCGGCCTACATTGGCCTCAGGCTGGGGAAGGAAGCAAAGCCATTTTTCAGACTTTTCAAATCGGCAGCCTTGGGAGAGTAG